In Lactiplantibacillus pentosus, the sequence ATACCTTGCCAGCGATTGCGTTAGGGGTCGAACCAACTGAAAAGAACATTATGCAGCACAAGCCACGGGGCCGTAATTCGAACTTCTTCTCCGGCGGGGTCTTCAGTAGTATCATCTACCAGGGGCTGCTCGAAGGTGGAATCACGCTATTTGTTTACTGGATGGCGTTAACGTACCCTGTTCATGCAAGTGCTAGTTTGGCCCACGCGGATGCCTTAACGATGGCCTTCGCAACCTTAGGATTGATTCAATTGTTCCACGCCTTCAACTCGAAGTCGATTCACGAATCACTCTTTACGGTCGGCCTGTTCCGCAACAAGTTCTTCAACTGGGCCGTCCTGATCGCCTTTGTCATGTTGGCAATCACGATCGTTGTTCCTGGGTTGAACGGCTTATTCCACGTGACCCACTTGGACGCTTACCAATGGGGGATCGTCGCTGCCGCCGCACTTTCAATGGTAATCATCGTTGAAATTGTTAAGTTCTTCCAACGTCGGCACATGCGGCGCGCCTAATCCGCATAATTGGCGTAGAATGAGACTAACTAATTAATAGAAAAGAGTTCTAACCATGAAAAAAGCAACGGTTCAAACGTATATGCCGGTTCTATCAAAGATCATCGAAAGCACGGAAAAGATGGGGGAAGAATTGAATCCTTCGTTTGAAAAACTCCGCAAAGCTATTGATGACGACGCGGTCGCTGAAATGGTTCCCGCTGAGTTCAGCGATATTCAACTGGAATTCAGTGACGGCACGGAACAGTACGAACAGAATTTGGCCCAATTGAAAAAGGTCGGTGTTCCAGCGCGCTTGATTGGTCGGCACCGTAATTTGATCAACGCCTATGAAGCTTATACCAAGGCGTGCGCGGCCATGACGGCTAGCATGGACCTCGAAAATCAGACCATTGATGTCGCTGCTTTTAACCAAGCGGAAAGTGACCAGGAAACTGAAATGGGCCGGATTTCGAACAACGTCCAACGCATTATGTCGACTGTGATGTAAGCTAGTTCGGTAGTACGCCTTTGGACGATTAAAAACTAATCACGTCGTTAAACGCTCAGTAACGGTCCGCTGTTGCTGGGCGTTTTTAGGCGCTTCGTTAAGTGGCGTTGTTTATGAAGTATCTGGATCTAAGTTGGTCTAGGTGCTTTTTTGGTCCGACAATTTTTAAGTCCACCATCAATTGTTTTTGGCGGTGGGGACGCGGAAAATCGGACTAAAACGCGTATAATATAATAGAACATCGGATGGCAAAAACTGCTGGAACTTTGCGGCTGGTTATCGGCTGAGACAAGTCGAACCGTAGTCGTTCAAGGTTGGTGGCTGTTAGTCGTGCTGGCTATCTAGGTTGTTAACCGAAATTAGTGGTGACGACCTGCCATCCCGATGGTGAGTGATGAGATTAAAAGATTGGGTGAAATAATGGATAATCAGATTTTAACGTTAGTGAACCGCGCGCTAACGAAGTTTAAACCGCAACAGATCAAAGCGGTGTTAGGCCTCATGGATGAGGGCAATACGGTTCCATTCATTGCCCGGTATCGGAAGGAACGCACCGGCAATTTAGATGAAGTTGAAATTCGGGAGATCAAGGAAAATTACGACCGGCTTGCTAATTTAGAGAGTCGCAAGGCCGACGTCATGAAGCTGATTGCTGAGCAGAATCACTTGACGCCCGCTTTAAAACAGGCCATCGAGAAGGCCGATAAGCTGCAGGACGTCGAAGATTTGTATTTGCCGTATAAACAAAAACGGCGGACGAAGGCAACGATTGCCAAAGATGCTGGGCTGGAGCCGTTAGCCGCATGGTTGTTGCGTTTTCCAGCGAGTGGCATTGAAGCCCACGCCGCACAGTTCGTTAACCCTGACCAAGAGGTGGCGGATGTGGACGCTGCATTGGCAGGTGCTCACGAAATATTGGCGGAAGCTTTCGGTGATAATGCTAGTTTACGTAACTGGGTGCGGAACTATACTCGGGACCGGGGCTCAGTTGTCGTGAAGGTCAAACCTAAGGCGGAAGCGCTGGACGAACAGGGTGTCTATCAACAATATTATGATTTCAGCAGTCGCATTAAGCAGATGGTGCCGTACCGAGTCCTCGCCATCAATCGTGGTGAGTCTGAAAAGGTGCTGAAGGTCAGTATTGACGTGGACCGTGCCGGTATCGACCGTTACTGTCATTTCCGCTTCGTCGGGCAACACCAAGGGCCAGCTGTCGAGTTGGTAGAAGCGGCGTACCAGGATGCCTACAAACGGTTCATCGGGCCGGCCATCGAACGTGAGTTGCGCAATGAACTCAGTGCGACTGCCGACGAACAGGCCATCAAAGTCTTTGGCGATAATTTGTATCATTTACTGATGCAGGCGCCGTTAAAGGGCCGCGTCGTTCTTGGGTTTGATCCGGCTTACCGGACCGGCTGCAAATTAGCGGTCATGGATGCCAACGGGAAGTTCTTGGACAAACTTGTGATTTATCCCCATAAGCCAGCGCCAACGGCCAAACGAGAAGCAGCGGCTGGCGAATTTAAGGCCTTCCTCGAAAAGTATCAAGTCGAAATGATTGCGATTGGGAACGGGACCGCTTCACGTGAATCCGAAGAATTTGTCGCCCAAGTCTTAAAGACGCTTTCGCGGCCAGTTTACTACGTGATCGTGAACGAAGCCGGCGCTTCCGTTTATTCAGCGAGTGCCAAGGCGCGGGCAGAATTCCCAGAATTGCACGTTGAACAACGGAGTGCCATCAGTATTGGGCGTCGGCTGCAAGATCCGTTAGCAGAATTGATTAAGATCGACCCGAAATCCGTCGGCGTGGGCCAGTATCAACACGATGTGCCCCAAAAGGCGTTGACGGCCCAGCTGGATACCGTGATTGAAACGGCAGTCAACCAGGTCGGGGTTAATCTGAATACGGCTAGTTCAGAGCTATTGACCCATATTTCAGGGCTGTCCAGTACGATTGCCCAGAATGTGATTGCTTATCGCGATGAGAACGGTGAGTTTACCAGTCGGCCGCAATTGAAGAAAGTGCCGCGCCTTGGACCTAAGGCGTACGAACAGTCCGTGGGGTTCTTACGAATCATCGATGGCAAGAACGTTTTCGATAACACCGATATTCATCCGGAAAGTTATCCGGCTGCTAAGGACCTGCTAGCTGCGGCTGGGTTAAAGACGACTGATGTTGGAACGGCGAAAGCCCAACAGCTGAATCGGCTTGACTTGGCGCAACTGGCAACCACGACCGGTGTGGGTGAATTGACGCTGAAAGATATTATCAGTAGCCTCCAAAAACCAGGTCGCGACGTTCGTGATACGATGCCGGCACCACTATTACGGCAAGATGTGTTGAAGATGAGTGATTTACGACCAGGAATGCAGTTGCAAGGAACGGTCCGCAACGTCGTCGATTTTGGCGCGTTTGTAGATATTGGTGTCAAACAAGATGGGTTGGTCCACGTTTCCAAGCTAACAGACAAGTTCCTGAAGGATCCACGGCAGGCCGTTGCTGTCGGTGATATTGTGACGGTGTGGGTCGAGACCGTCGATGAACAGCGGCAACGCATCGCTCTGACGATGATTGCCCCAAGTGAACCTGCTAATGACTGATTCAGAACTCCAACAACTCGTCATGACGATTTCACAGCAGGATTTTCACCGGCCGTTTCGCCACCGGGCTTATTTTAACGCCCGCTTACGGACGACGGGTGGTCGCTATCAGTTGGCCTCACACGACATTGACATCAACCCGAAGATGCTGACGGATTTTGGTGAAGCGACGCTGATTGGGGTCATCAAACACGAGCTGTGTCATTACCACTTGCACTTGAGTCACCGTGGATATCAGCATCGGGATCCGGCGTTTAAACAGCTGTTAGCTCAAGTGGGTGGCTCACGGTATGCGCCGGCACCCAAGCATCCCAAGGTACAACCGTATCGTTACCTATACAAGTGTCAGGATTGTGGACAGACCTATCCGCGCAAACGGCGGATGAATACGGACCGCTATCGTTGCGGCCGTTGTCGCGGACCGCTTAAATTCGTTGAAAAGGTTTGCTAAAGCGGTACGCTTCCGATAGAATTAGCTTAACTATTGATATGGAGGGATTAAGATGGAAACGATTAAAATTGGTGTGGTCGGACTAGGGACAGTCGGCACCGGCGTTGTTAAAATGCTTCAAGCGCATCAGGAAAAGATTTCGGAAATCACCGGTCGCAAACTCGAACTGGCCTGCGTGGTTGTCCACAACTTGAAAAAGCACGAACAAGTTGATTTGGGGGACGTGCAGTTGACCGACCAAATCGCCACCGTCCTCGATGATCCGTCCATTCAAATTATGGTCGAAGTCATGGGTTCGATTCATCCGGCGAAGGAATACATCACACAAGCGCTACAAGCGGGCAAACACGTGGTAACGGCCAATAAGGACTTGATTGCCCAGTATGGCCGCGAATTAGTCCAAATCGCGCGTGAGAACCATCGTGACCTCTTTTATGAAGCGAGCGTTGCAGGTGGGATTCCAATCTTGCGGACGATCGACAATAGTTTTGCTGCCGACCGCATTCAGCGGGTGATGGGTATCGTCAACGGGACGACGAACTACATCATGACGCAGATGTTGACCAAACACTGGTCATACGACCAGGCCTTGAGTTCTGCTCAGGACTTGGGTTTTGCGGAAAGCGACCCCACCAATGATGTCGAAGGACTAGATGCAGCCTACAAGATGATTATTTTGACCCAGTTTGCGTTTGGCATGAGCCTGTCCTTAGACCACGTCAAGGTCCAAGGGATTACCAAAATCAGCCCAGAAGATATTGCAGAAGCCCATCAACTCGGCTATACGATCAAGCTACTCGGGATTGCGGAAGAAGTCGATGACCGCATCGCCGTGTCAGTCGGGCCGGTGCTCGTCTCGGATCAGCACCCATTAGCGACGGTTCAAAATGAGAACAACGCCGTGATGGTAACGGGGACTGCAGTTGGTAATACGATGTTCTACGGCCCTGGTGCTGGTGAATTACCGACTGCTAACAGTGTGTTGAGTGATATTACGACCGTGGCGAAAAACATCGCGCTGGATACGACCGGGAATACGTTTAACTCCTATCGGCAAGAAACGGTCTTGGCAACGCCAGAAGATGTCGTTTACCCACACTTCATTGCGTTGAAGATGCGGGACGTTCCTGGGATGATGATGAAGTTGACGGCAATCATGACGCGTGCAGAAGTGTCGTTCAGTCGGATCATCCAAAATCAACTCGGCGACGGCAATGCCCGGGTCGTTATCATCACTCATGAGATGAACGACCAACAGTTGGCGGATATTACTCGCGAAATCGGTGAACAGGATAATATGCAACTGTTGGCAAGCTACAAAGTTTTGAAGAATGCGTAGGTGAGTTGATGTTAACCATTTCTGTTCCAGCAACTTCTGCTAATCTCGGACCCGGGTTTGATTCAATCGGCTTGGCGCTGGACATGCAGCTGACGTTACAAGTCTTGCAGCCGAGTGATCACTGGCAGATCGATCACCCATTTGGGGCGGATGTTCCGACGGATGAACGTAATTTGATCATTAAAACCGCGTTGCACTTGGTTCCAGACTTGCACCCGCAACACTTACAGATGGCGTCCAAGATTCCGCTTGCGCGCGGACTAGGAAGCAGCTCGACCGCGATTGTTGCAGGCCTCGTTTTAGCGAATGAATTGACGGGGGCCATGCGCTCCTCAGCCGAGTTATTGGCAGTGGCGACCCAGTTAGAGGGCCATCCTGACAACGTGGCGCCAGCGCTCTTAGGCGGCCTGGTAGTGGCAACCTATGTGGGCGAACAAGTGCGCGCCGTCAAATTACCATTGCCGACCCTGTTTGCCAGCGTTTACGTGCCCAACGAACCCTTATTGACCAGCGCTAGTCGCCAAGCGTTACCAGCCGAATTAGATTATCATCAGGCGGTAGCGGGCAGCAGCGTGGCAAATACGCTAGTCGCAGCCTTAGCGACGCAAAATTGGGAGGTAGCCTTGCCGCTGTTAGAGCAAGACCAATTCCACGAGCAATACCGCGCTAAGCTCGTGCCAGCATTACAACTGGTGCGCGAACAGGCACATGCACTCGGGTTGACGGGGACGTATCTAAGTGGTGCCGGTCCGACCGTGATTACATTAGGCGACTACGGTCAGCTCGCCACCTTACAGACCAAATTAAGCCAGGATGACCGATTGACCGGGCAATTATTCTTATTGCCGATGGACGCAACCGGAGTAAAAG encodes:
- a CDS encoding homoserine dehydrogenase, coding for METIKIGVVGLGTVGTGVVKMLQAHQEKISEITGRKLELACVVVHNLKKHEQVDLGDVQLTDQIATVLDDPSIQIMVEVMGSIHPAKEYITQALQAGKHVVTANKDLIAQYGRELVQIARENHRDLFYEASVAGGIPILRTIDNSFAADRIQRVMGIVNGTTNYIMTQMLTKHWSYDQALSSAQDLGFAESDPTNDVEGLDAAYKMIILTQFAFGMSLSLDHVKVQGITKISPEDIAEAHQLGYTIKLLGIAEEVDDRIAVSVGPVLVSDQHPLATVQNENNAVMVTGTAVGNTMFYGPGAGELPTANSVLSDITTVAKNIALDTTGNTFNSYRQETVLATPEDVVYPHFIALKMRDVPGMMMKLTAIMTRAEVSFSRIIQNQLGDGNARVVIITHEMNDQQLADITREIGEQDNMQLLASYKVLKNA
- the thrB gene encoding homoserine kinase, producing the protein MLTISVPATSANLGPGFDSIGLALDMQLTLQVLQPSDHWQIDHPFGADVPTDERNLIIKTALHLVPDLHPQHLQMASKIPLARGLGSSSTAIVAGLVLANELTGAMRSSAELLAVATQLEGHPDNVAPALLGGLVVATYVGEQVRAVKLPLPTLFASVYVPNEPLLTSASRQALPAELDYHQAVAGSSVANTLVAALATQNWEVALPLLEQDQFHEQYRAKLVPALQLVREQAHALGLTGTYLSGAGPTVITLGDYGQLATLQTKLSQDDRLTGQLFLLPMDATGVKVQKS
- a CDS encoding SprT family protein, giving the protein MTDSELQQLVMTISQQDFHRPFRHRAYFNARLRTTGGRYQLASHDIDINPKMLTDFGEATLIGVIKHELCHYHLHLSHRGYQHRDPAFKQLLAQVGGSRYAPAPKHPKVQPYRYLYKCQDCGQTYPRKRRMNTDRYRCGRCRGPLKFVEKVC
- a CDS encoding Tex family protein is translated as MDNQILTLVNRALTKFKPQQIKAVLGLMDEGNTVPFIARYRKERTGNLDEVEIREIKENYDRLANLESRKADVMKLIAEQNHLTPALKQAIEKADKLQDVEDLYLPYKQKRRTKATIAKDAGLEPLAAWLLRFPASGIEAHAAQFVNPDQEVADVDAALAGAHEILAEAFGDNASLRNWVRNYTRDRGSVVVKVKPKAEALDEQGVYQQYYDFSSRIKQMVPYRVLAINRGESEKVLKVSIDVDRAGIDRYCHFRFVGQHQGPAVELVEAAYQDAYKRFIGPAIERELRNELSATADEQAIKVFGDNLYHLLMQAPLKGRVVLGFDPAYRTGCKLAVMDANGKFLDKLVIYPHKPAPTAKREAAAGEFKAFLEKYQVEMIAIGNGTASRESEEFVAQVLKTLSRPVYYVIVNEAGASVYSASAKARAEFPELHVEQRSAISIGRRLQDPLAELIKIDPKSVGVGQYQHDVPQKALTAQLDTVIETAVNQVGVNLNTASSELLTHISGLSSTIAQNVIAYRDENGEFTSRPQLKKVPRLGPKAYEQSVGFLRIIDGKNVFDNTDIHPESYPAAKDLLAAAGLKTTDVGTAKAQQLNRLDLAQLATTTGVGELTLKDIISSLQKPGRDVRDTMPAPLLRQDVLKMSDLRPGMQLQGTVRNVVDFGAFVDIGVKQDGLVHVSKLTDKFLKDPRQAVAVGDIVTVWVETVDEQRQRIALTMIAPSEPAND